One genomic segment of Vibrio sp. SCSIO 43136 includes these proteins:
- a CDS encoding YfbU family protein, with protein MEMTNAQRLILSNQYTLMSQLDPNNSAKYKRLQTIVERGYELQMTELNKDFGCLVEDQCREIINIMEMYHAMQESYKMLDTEAQKDVDARRLTFLGFDIASESQQVNYVRFLVDSEGLYPQFDKGDHHFNAQMPMHDKYRRMLRTWQNCPRQYHLSSAEFQQIFNA; from the coding sequence ATGGAAATGACTAACGCTCAACGTTTGATCCTATCGAACCAGTACACTCTTATGTCACAACTGGATCCAAACAACTCTGCAAAATACAAACGACTACAGACGATTGTTGAGCGTGGCTACGAGCTGCAAATGACGGAGCTAAACAAAGATTTTGGCTGCCTAGTAGAAGACCAGTGCCGTGAGATCATCAACATCATGGAGATGTACCACGCTATGCAAGAGTCATACAAAATGCTCGATACCGAAGCACAAAAAGATGTCGACGCTCGCCGCTTAACTTTCTTAGGTTTTGATATTGCAAGTGAATCACAACAAGTGAACTACGTGCGCTTCCTAGTCGACTCTGAAGGTCTTTACCCTCAATTTGACAAGGGAGACCACCACTTTAATGCTCAAATGCCAATGCATGACAAATACCGTCGTATGCTTCGCACTTGGCAAAACTGTCCTCGTCAGTACCACTTGTCATCTGCAGAATTCCAACAAATTTTTAATGCCTAA
- a CDS encoding energy-coupling factor ABC transporter permease: protein MNDWQWIAGIIVLLTVFKCKQDIKQHFIPKLKNDSSFQKVTGIVIAGIFLLWQANAGIYQGLEVHFLGLTVLSLMYGWRIAFILVLTIQSVSYAYHGFSDPFFLSDVVLSGLIPILITYTVFLLTYRYLPKNVFVFIFVAGFFNAGLTGSLHILFRGGFYLISDQFGWEIIADNYFTLIPLLIFPEGLLNGMSLALLCVYRPEWLRVFRDRDYLYTSKD from the coding sequence GTGAACGATTGGCAGTGGATCGCAGGCATTATCGTCTTGCTAACGGTATTCAAGTGTAAGCAAGATATTAAGCAACACTTTATTCCAAAGCTTAAAAATGACTCAAGTTTCCAGAAAGTGACGGGTATTGTCATCGCTGGGATTTTTCTGCTTTGGCAAGCCAACGCTGGTATCTATCAAGGATTAGAAGTGCATTTCTTAGGTTTAACCGTATTGAGCCTGATGTATGGCTGGCGAATCGCATTTATCCTGGTATTGACCATCCAAAGTGTTAGCTACGCCTACCATGGTTTCTCCGACCCATTTTTCCTAAGTGATGTCGTACTCAGTGGCCTGATTCCAATTCTCATCACCTACACTGTATTCCTACTCACCTACCGCTACTTACCCAAAAATGTGTTTGTGTTCATCTTTGTCGCAGGCTTTTTCAATGCAGGGCTCACAGGAAGCTTACATATTCTGTTTCGTGGAGGGTTCTACCTAATCAGTGACCAATTTGGTTGGGAAATAATTGCCGATAATTACTTCACTTTAATCCCATTGCTTATCTTCCCAGAGGGGTTATTAAATGGCATGAGCCTTGCGCTACTGTGCGTCTATCGACCAGAATGGTTAAGGGTGTTTAGAGATCGAGACTACCTCTACACCTCAAAAGACTAA
- the pflA gene encoding pyruvate formate lyase 1-activating protein, producing the protein MSTTGRIHSFESCGTVDGPGIRFIVFLQGCLMRCKYCHNRDTWDPKDGREVTVEEIINDAKCYKHFMNASGGGVTCSGGEAMLQPEFVRDFFKAAKAEGMHTCLDTNGHIRKHTDVVDEVLEQSDLVMLDLKHMDDEIHQDLVGVSNNRTLDFARYLHKLGKTTWIRYVVVPGYTDCEDAAHKLGEFIKDMDNIEKVEMLPYHKLGAHKWEALGHEYPLDGVEPPSKETMDKLQAILSQYHDNVKY; encoded by the coding sequence ATGTCTACAACTGGTCGTATTCACTCTTTTGAGTCATGTGGTACTGTCGACGGACCTGGCATCCGCTTTATTGTATTTCTACAAGGCTGTTTAATGCGTTGTAAATACTGTCACAACCGAGATACTTGGGATCCAAAGGATGGACGCGAAGTTACTGTCGAAGAGATCATCAATGATGCTAAGTGCTACAAGCACTTTATGAATGCGTCTGGTGGTGGCGTGACATGTTCAGGCGGTGAAGCCATGCTTCAACCTGAGTTTGTACGAGACTTTTTCAAAGCAGCCAAAGCAGAAGGCATGCACACTTGCCTAGACACCAACGGTCACATTCGTAAACACACCGATGTGGTTGATGAAGTTCTAGAGCAGTCCGATTTGGTGATGCTAGATCTTAAGCACATGGATGATGAAATCCATCAAGACTTGGTCGGCGTATCCAATAACCGCACACTCGACTTTGCTCGTTACCTGCACAAATTAGGCAAAACTACCTGGATTCGTTACGTGGTTGTCCCAGGTTACACCGACTGTGAAGATGCCGCTCATAAACTCGGAGAGTTCATTAAAGATATGGACAACATTGAGAAAGTTGAGATGCTGCCATATCACAAGCTCGGTGCCCACAAATGGGAGGCTCTCGGCCATGAATACCCGCTTGATGGTGTTGAGCCTCCTTCAAAAGAGACCATGGATAAGCTTCAAGCAATCTTGTCTCAATATCACGATAACGTGAAATACTAG
- a CDS encoding methyl-accepting chemotaxis protein, which yields MSSFSLSQKQKSFLFLGLLVLGFVSLATYTTVSIGKVTSQYQQSGKISDGVTAISQVQVQLLQLVAQLDDMSGGQVSAVSTEIQKVADKVEEYQPFLSDAGLSSQGGELLAALKDYQNALKPWLEIRSEMGFNVDDGKLGEMAQLAAVIEQKIAETGMVSLNSDFQNMVKMQQGYILQPNEENMKQFNRSHAMFESMSNTYAMLDLYEKELVAFKQDFERVAELSNQLITIEQTLFADQDKVKVVIGELTSTLANISDQYQQSAQQASSGVKTSVLIACLVLAAFTIIIFLMINRSISNSVLSITTMMESLASGDFSQRMTDSGNEKDEFNRLGLVINQTCEKLGTLVRDVQQGSQDLSRDAQELNSNVDGLVASQSDISQQTQLLASATEEVSVTTQEVSNSLELVVQVAESSHQSASEGGTVITQAIQSLDEVASVLKNAEGHIKGLEGASAKVDSVMEIINGIAEQTNLLALNAAIEAARAGEQGRGFAVVADEVRSLAVRTVDAVAEISGTIETMKQESSAVIDSIAASETSIQKGRDNGQEAMTALEGITEKVSEVNQQTEVIFASIRELATTSQSMADNMAQISTSMESVEMSSQQLRVTSINVDNLSSSLNQDCEQFKL from the coding sequence ATGAGTAGTTTTTCTTTGTCCCAAAAACAGAAGTCGTTCCTCTTTCTTGGGTTACTAGTATTGGGGTTTGTCAGTCTTGCGACGTATACCACTGTCAGTATTGGCAAAGTGACTAGCCAATATCAGCAAAGTGGCAAGATTTCAGATGGGGTGACCGCCATATCCCAAGTTCAAGTCCAGTTGCTACAGCTGGTGGCACAGCTTGATGATATGAGTGGAGGCCAAGTGAGTGCAGTAAGCACTGAGATTCAAAAGGTGGCAGATAAGGTTGAAGAGTACCAACCATTTTTGTCCGATGCAGGGTTATCTAGTCAAGGGGGAGAGTTGCTGGCAGCGTTGAAAGATTACCAGAATGCACTCAAACCATGGTTAGAGATCCGTTCAGAAATGGGCTTCAATGTTGACGATGGAAAGTTGGGCGAGATGGCACAACTTGCAGCTGTGATTGAACAAAAAATCGCAGAAACCGGCATGGTTAGCTTAAACTCAGATTTTCAAAACATGGTTAAGATGCAGCAGGGCTATATTCTTCAACCTAATGAAGAGAATATGAAGCAGTTTAATCGTTCTCATGCCATGTTTGAAAGCATGTCTAACACCTACGCCATGCTTGATTTATATGAAAAAGAGCTTGTGGCGTTTAAGCAGGACTTCGAGCGAGTTGCTGAGCTCTCTAACCAATTGATTACGATTGAGCAGACGTTATTTGCCGATCAAGATAAGGTGAAAGTGGTTATTGGCGAGTTAACGTCGACGTTAGCTAATATCAGTGACCAGTATCAGCAATCAGCACAGCAAGCATCGAGTGGAGTCAAAACCTCAGTGTTGATTGCGTGTTTAGTGCTAGCTGCTTTCACGATTATTATTTTCTTGATGATTAATCGCTCTATCAGCAACTCAGTTCTATCGATTACGACTATGATGGAATCTTTGGCATCTGGTGATTTTTCTCAACGCATGACAGATAGCGGCAATGAGAAAGATGAATTTAATCGCTTGGGGCTTGTGATTAACCAAACGTGTGAAAAGCTTGGCACCCTAGTTCGAGATGTTCAGCAGGGCAGCCAAGATTTGTCTCGTGATGCTCAAGAGCTTAATAGTAACGTCGATGGCCTGGTCGCTAGTCAAAGCGATATCTCTCAACAAACCCAGTTACTAGCTTCTGCGACCGAAGAGGTGAGTGTAACCACACAAGAGGTTTCCAACAGTCTCGAGTTGGTGGTACAAGTGGCTGAGAGTTCGCATCAATCGGCTTCTGAAGGCGGCACTGTTATCACCCAAGCTATTCAGTCACTTGATGAAGTTGCCTCGGTGTTGAAAAACGCTGAAGGGCATATCAAAGGTTTAGAAGGTGCTTCTGCCAAGGTCGATTCGGTGATGGAGATCATCAATGGCATCGCAGAGCAAACCAACTTACTTGCATTGAACGCCGCCATAGAAGCCGCCCGAGCCGGTGAACAGGGTAGGGGCTTTGCGGTAGTTGCTGATGAAGTGAGAAGCTTAGCGGTACGTACGGTTGATGCCGTTGCTGAAATCTCTGGCACCATCGAGACCATGAAACAGGAGAGCTCTGCTGTGATCGACTCGATAGCCGCATCGGAAACCTCTATTCAAAAGGGGCGTGATAATGGGCAAGAGGCAATGACTGCTTTGGAAGGTATTACGGAAAAAGTCTCTGAAGTGAATCAGCAAACAGAAGTTATTTTTGCATCTATTCGTGAGCTAGCAACAACCAGTCAGTCTATGGCAGATAACATGGCTCAGATATCGACGTCGATGGAATCGGTAGAAATGAGTAGTCAGCAATTGCGGGTGACAAGTATTAATGTGGATAACTTGTCGAGTTCATTAAACCAAGATTGTGAGCAATTTAAGCTATAG
- the pflB gene encoding formate C-acetyltransferase, giving the protein MAEQFAKAWEGFAEGDWQNEVNVRDFIQKNYTPYEGDEAFLVTEGTEATNKLWAKVMEGIKQENATHAPVDFDTSVISTITSHDAGYIEKDLETIVGLQTEAPLKRAIMPNGGVRMIEGSCKAYGRTLDPQVSKIYSEYRKTHNQGVFDVYSPDILRCRKSGVLTGLPDAYGRGRIIGDYRRVALYGIDFLIKEKVAQFHSLQEKLENGEDLQMTMQLREEIQEQHRALGQMKEMAASYGFDISNPATDAKEAIQWLYFGYLAAVKSQNGAAMSLGRTSTFLDVYVERDIAAGKITEVEAQEMIDHFVMKLRMVRFLRTPEYDELFSGDPIWATESMGGMGVDGRTLVTRTNFRFLNTLYTMGPSPEPNITVLWSEQLPDGFKRFCAKVSIDTSSIQYENDDLMRPDFDNDDYAIACCVSPMVIGKHMQFFGARANLAKTLLYVINGGVDEKLKMQVGPKTEAMTDEYLDFDKVWAGLDNLMDWLAKQYVTALNAIHYSHDKYSYEAALMALHDRDVRRTMACGIAGLSVAADSLSAIKYAKVKPVRDEDGVAIDFEIEGDYPKFGNNDSRVDDLACEMVSKFMDKIRKLKTYRDAIPTQSILTITSNVVYGKKTGTTPDGRQAGAPFAPGANPMHGRDEKGAVASLTSVGKLPFADAKDGISYTFSIVPNALGKEEDSQRSNLAGLMDGYFHHEAGVEGGQHLNVNVLNRETLEDAVKHPENYPQLTIRVSGYAVRFNSLTVEQQKDVIARTFTESL; this is encoded by the coding sequence ATGGCTGAGCAATTTGCTAAAGCATGGGAAGGTTTTGCTGAAGGTGATTGGCAAAACGAAGTAAACGTACGTGACTTCATTCAGAAGAACTACACTCCGTACGAAGGTGACGAAGCGTTCCTAGTTACAGAAGGTACTGAAGCGACTAACAAGCTTTGGGCTAAAGTAATGGAAGGCATCAAGCAGGAAAACGCAACTCACGCTCCTGTTGATTTCGATACATCTGTGATCTCTACCATCACATCTCACGATGCAGGCTACATCGAGAAAGACCTAGAAACTATCGTGGGTCTTCAGACTGAAGCTCCTCTTAAGCGTGCAATCATGCCAAACGGCGGCGTGCGCATGATCGAAGGTTCTTGTAAGGCTTACGGTCGTACACTAGATCCTCAAGTATCAAAAATCTACTCTGAGTACCGTAAAACACACAACCAAGGTGTTTTCGACGTTTACTCTCCAGACATCCTACGTTGTCGTAAGTCAGGCGTTCTAACTGGTCTTCCAGATGCTTACGGTCGTGGCCGTATCATCGGTGACTACCGTCGTGTAGCTCTTTACGGTATTGATTTCCTAATCAAAGAGAAAGTTGCTCAGTTCCACTCTCTACAAGAGAAGCTTGAGAACGGCGAAGACCTACAGATGACTATGCAGCTTCGTGAAGAGATTCAAGAGCAGCACCGTGCACTAGGTCAAATGAAAGAGATGGCAGCTTCTTACGGCTTCGATATCTCTAACCCAGCAACTGACGCTAAAGAAGCTATCCAGTGGCTATACTTCGGTTACCTAGCGGCTGTTAAATCTCAGAACGGCGCAGCTATGTCTCTTGGCCGTACTTCTACTTTCCTTGACGTTTACGTTGAGCGTGATATCGCTGCTGGCAAGATCACTGAAGTTGAAGCACAGGAAATGATCGACCACTTCGTAATGAAGCTGCGTATGGTTCGTTTCCTACGTACTCCTGAGTACGATGAGCTATTCTCTGGCGACCCAATCTGGGCAACAGAATCAATGGGTGGTATGGGTGTTGACGGTCGTACACTAGTTACACGTACTAACTTCCGTTTCCTAAACACGCTATACACTATGGGCCCAAGCCCAGAGCCGAACATCACTGTTCTATGGTCTGAGCAACTACCTGACGGCTTCAAGCGTTTCTGTGCGAAAGTATCTATCGATACTTCTTCTATCCAGTACGAAAACGATGACCTAATGCGTCCAGATTTCGACAACGATGACTACGCTATCGCTTGTTGTGTATCTCCAATGGTTATCGGTAAGCACATGCAGTTCTTCGGTGCTCGTGCAAACCTTGCTAAGACTCTTCTTTACGTTATCAACGGCGGTGTTGATGAGAAATTGAAGATGCAGGTTGGTCCTAAGACTGAAGCGATGACTGATGAGTACCTAGACTTTGATAAAGTTTGGGCTGGTCTAGACAACCTAATGGATTGGCTAGCGAAGCAATACGTGACTGCACTAAACGCAATCCACTACTCTCACGACAAGTACAGCTACGAAGCAGCGCTTATGGCTCTACACGACCGTGACGTTCGTCGTACAATGGCTTGTGGTATCGCTGGTCTATCTGTTGCTGCTGACTCACTATCTGCAATCAAGTACGCTAAAGTTAAGCCAGTACGTGATGAAGATGGCGTAGCAATCGACTTCGAAATCGAAGGCGACTACCCTAAATTTGGTAACAACGATTCACGTGTTGATGACTTGGCTTGTGAAATGGTTTCTAAGTTCATGGACAAGATCCGTAAACTTAAGACATACCGTGACGCTATCCCAACTCAGTCTATCCTAACTATCACTTCTAACGTGGTATACGGTAAGAAGACTGGTACTACGCCAGACGGTCGTCAAGCAGGTGCTCCATTCGCACCAGGTGCAAACCCAATGCACGGCCGTGACGAGAAAGGCGCTGTAGCATCTCTAACTTCAGTAGGTAAACTACCGTTTGCTGATGCGAAAGATGGTATCTCTTACACCTTCTCTATCGTGCCTAACGCACTAGGTAAAGAAGAAGATAGCCAACGTTCTAACCTTGCTGGCCTAATGGATGGTTACTTCCACCACGAAGCTGGCGTTGAAGGTGGTCAACACCTAAACGTGAACGTTCTTAACCGCGAAACTCTAGAAGACGCAGTTAAGCACCCTGAGAACTACCCTCAGCTTACAATCCGTGTATCTGGTTACGCTGTACGTTTCAACTCTCTAACTGTTGAACAGCAAAAAGACGTAATCGCACGTACTTTCACTGAGTCTCTATAA
- a CDS encoding DUF3360 family protein: MSDVVKDNADEIQEKSYSELHRPASEFKSRSDYLDHELQIMKPRRFKLNLPGRDFRFEIEDLVPALAGTIGIIAMYSAVMMSWADGLTQAWDHINLGKEFAIEVARVEMLFPALFFCVFASGFLNPRANLAGNHGPMIPLIGAIALAGAHPLALAILLGVFGLLLSYFKGGSKLVNLTSEGTAGGLLIFLGFTGTMSQIGSIQSWASGLQSAEVAAGSMGWVGLIVLGVTIAIYAFLAKIGMRWLAIPVCAFVGLLIALALGAGFDLKFETEMGLPNLNPVYWWGSTETGWQLGLPNIEHFIASLPFAILAVAMWSPDFLGHRIFQELNYPKKTEKVLMDVDDTMTMCSIRQMVGTALGGGNITSSWGTYMIPAAIAKRPIPGGAIILGLLVMAIAILGFPMDVAVWPPVMRVALLVGVFLPLLEAGMQMVKDTKDSQAAGICIFASVVANPVLAWALTMFLDNNGLIGDKERASRLSFVDKIIIPVGVFVICLVAMLAVGMLESQYGIPAFL; encoded by the coding sequence ATGTCAGACGTAGTCAAAGACAACGCGGATGAGATTCAGGAAAAAAGCTATTCTGAATTACACCGTCCTGCATCAGAGTTCAAAAGTCGTTCTGATTACCTAGATCACGAACTACAAATCATGAAGCCTCGCCGCTTCAAGTTAAACCTTCCGGGTCGTGATTTCCGTTTTGAGATCGAAGATCTCGTTCCAGCGCTAGCGGGTACTATCGGTATTATCGCGATGTACTCTGCAGTAATGATGTCGTGGGCGGATGGTCTAACTCAAGCTTGGGACCACATTAACCTAGGCAAAGAGTTCGCAATCGAAGTTGCTCGTGTAGAGATGCTTTTCCCTGCCCTGTTCTTCTGTGTATTCGCTTCTGGATTCTTAAACCCTCGTGCAAACCTTGCTGGTAACCACGGGCCAATGATCCCTCTTATCGGCGCTATCGCACTTGCTGGCGCACACCCTTTAGCCCTTGCAATCTTGCTTGGCGTATTTGGTCTGTTACTGAGTTACTTTAAAGGTGGTTCCAAACTAGTTAACCTCACCTCCGAGGGTACGGCTGGTGGCTTACTTATCTTCCTTGGCTTCACGGGGACTATGAGCCAGATCGGTTCGATTCAATCTTGGGCAAGTGGTCTGCAATCAGCTGAGGTTGCTGCAGGCAGCATGGGCTGGGTTGGTCTGATCGTGTTAGGCGTGACCATCGCAATCTACGCATTTTTGGCGAAAATTGGCATGCGATGGCTAGCTATCCCTGTATGTGCGTTCGTTGGTTTACTGATTGCACTTGCACTAGGTGCGGGTTTTGACCTTAAGTTCGAAACTGAAATGGGCCTTCCAAACCTAAACCCTGTTTACTGGTGGGGCAGCACGGAAACAGGCTGGCAGCTTGGTTTGCCAAACATTGAGCACTTCATCGCTTCATTGCCATTTGCAATCCTAGCGGTAGCAATGTGGTCTCCAGATTTCCTTGGCCACCGCATTTTCCAAGAATTGAACTATCCTAAGAAGACTGAAAAAGTTCTGATGGACGTTGATGACACTATGACTATGTGTTCAATCCGTCAAATGGTAGGTACAGCACTTGGTGGTGGTAACATCACTTCATCTTGGGGTACTTACATGATCCCGGCGGCGATCGCTAAGCGTCCAATCCCGGGTGGTGCTATCATTCTAGGTCTACTAGTAATGGCAATTGCTATCCTTGGTTTCCCAATGGACGTAGCAGTATGGCCTCCAGTAATGCGTGTTGCGCTACTCGTTGGTGTATTCTTGCCACTACTTGAAGCTGGTATGCAGATGGTTAAAGACACCAAAGACTCGCAAGCGGCAGGTATCTGTATCTTTGCATCAGTAGTTGCCAACCCTGTACTGGCTTGGGCACTAACAATGTTCTTGGATAATAATGGTCTGATTGGTGATAAAGAGCGTGCATCTCGTCTATCATTTGTCGACAAGATCATCATCCCTGTAGGCGTATTTGTTATCTGTTTAGTTGCAATGCTTGCAGTTGGTATGCTTGAGAGCCAATACGGAATCCCAGCATTCCTTTAA
- a CDS encoding ATP-binding cassette domain-containing protein, which produces MKDVAALDIKELHKTFGQNEVLKGISLEAHKGDVISIIGSSGSGKSTFLRCINLLETPTAGEIWVNGELIEMKNNRRGESLPANEKQVQRIRSRLAMVFQGFNLWSHMTVLENVIEAPVHVLGVPKAQAIENAEMLLKKVGLYERRDYYPGHLSGGQQQRAAIARALAVDPEVMLFDEPTSALDPELVGEVLGVMRDLADEGRTMLVVTHEMAFARDVSNHVMFLHQGLVEEQGDPSKLFTNPESERLQQFISSIY; this is translated from the coding sequence ATGAAGGATGTAGCTGCGCTGGATATTAAAGAGCTGCACAAGACGTTCGGTCAGAACGAAGTGTTAAAGGGGATTTCCCTTGAAGCTCACAAAGGGGATGTAATTTCAATTATTGGCTCTTCCGGTTCCGGAAAGAGCACCTTCCTACGTTGTATCAATCTTTTAGAGACGCCAACAGCAGGCGAGATCTGGGTTAACGGTGAGTTGATCGAGATGAAAAATAATCGTCGCGGCGAGTCTCTTCCCGCCAATGAAAAACAAGTCCAACGAATCCGTTCTCGTTTGGCAATGGTTTTTCAGGGGTTCAATCTTTGGTCGCACATGACAGTGTTGGAAAATGTGATCGAAGCTCCAGTTCACGTTCTTGGGGTACCAAAAGCACAAGCGATCGAAAACGCAGAGATGCTGCTCAAGAAAGTGGGTTTATACGAGCGTCGTGATTATTACCCTGGTCACTTGTCTGGTGGTCAACAGCAGCGCGCCGCTATTGCTCGTGCTCTTGCAGTCGACCCAGAAGTTATGTTGTTTGATGAGCCAACTTCTGCACTCGATCCTGAGCTTGTCGGCGAAGTACTCGGCGTCATGCGTGATCTTGCTGATGAAGGGCGAACCATGCTGGTGGTGACCCATGAGATGGCATTTGCTCGTGATGTTTCAAATCACGTGATGTTCTTACATCAAGGTTTAGTGGAAGAGCAGGGGGATCCGTCTAAACTCTTTACTAACCCTGAGTCAGAGCGACTTCAACAGTTTATATCTTCAATCTACTAG
- a CDS encoding ABC transporter substrate-binding protein produces the protein MKKWLLAAAVAATAMTGAVQAKDWKVVRFGIEGAYPPFSWTESDGTLKGFDVDMANALCAEMEVKCKIVPQDWDGIIPSLLARKYDAIIAAMSITEERKQKVDFTGKYAQIPNKFIAKKGAGLDFDNLDGVKIGVQRATTHDKYITDNYKNVEIVRYGSFDEAYLDLGNGRVQAVLGDASALEEGVINKPGGEGYEFVGPSLTNPKWFGEGMGIAVRKQDKDLTAKLDAAITSLREKGEYQKIAAKYFNYDVYGD, from the coding sequence ATGAAAAAGTGGTTATTGGCAGCTGCCGTTGCTGCAACAGCTATGACAGGCGCAGTTCAAGCAAAGGATTGGAAAGTAGTGCGCTTTGGTATCGAAGGGGCTTACCCTCCGTTTAGCTGGACAGAGTCAGATGGTACTTTGAAAGGCTTTGACGTAGACATGGCAAACGCATTGTGTGCTGAAATGGAAGTAAAATGTAAGATCGTTCCTCAAGATTGGGACGGTATTATTCCTTCATTACTAGCACGTAAATATGATGCAATCATCGCTGCAATGTCTATCACTGAAGAGCGTAAGCAGAAAGTAGATTTCACTGGCAAATACGCTCAGATCCCTAACAAATTCATCGCTAAGAAAGGCGCAGGTCTTGATTTTGACAATCTAGACGGCGTTAAAATTGGTGTTCAACGCGCAACAACTCACGATAAATACATCACTGACAACTACAAAAACGTAGAAATTGTACGTTACGGCTCTTTTGACGAAGCTTACCTAGACCTAGGTAATGGCCGTGTTCAAGCCGTGCTAGGTGATGCATCAGCACTTGAGGAAGGCGTAATCAACAAGCCAGGTGGCGAAGGTTATGAGTTTGTCGGTCCATCACTGACTAATCCTAAGTGGTTCGGTGAAGGTATGGGCATCGCTGTTCGTAAGCAAGACAAAGACCTTACAGCTAAGCTAGATGCAGCTATCACATCACTACGTGAGAAGGGCGAGTACCAGAAAATCGCCGCTAAATACTTCAACTACGACGTATACGGTGACTAA
- a CDS encoding ABC transporter permease codes for MIDLQGYEGAILKGAWLTVEVAVLSLLFAVVLGMLGALAKLAPYRWARAIATLYTTIIRGIPDLVLMMLIFFGGQILLNNSLYSANEWINEWMTSSNPDHEWTSYLPDYIDVSPFIAGVLTIGFIFGAYMAETFRGAILAVDRGEMEAAKAYGMSSVMAFRRILLPQMIRHAIPGFGNNWLVLLKTTALVSIIGLEDMVRVSSLAAGSTKMPFTFYMTVAVIFLILTAVSTGLLKVVERKYSIHTR; via the coding sequence ATGATTGATCTTCAAGGATATGAAGGCGCTATCTTAAAGGGCGCATGGCTGACTGTGGAAGTCGCCGTTTTATCGCTGTTGTTTGCAGTGGTACTTGGAATGTTGGGCGCACTGGCTAAGTTGGCGCCATATCGTTGGGCGAGAGCCATTGCCACCCTTTACACCACCATTATTCGAGGCATTCCTGACCTCGTTCTAATGATGCTGATTTTCTTCGGCGGGCAAATCTTACTTAACAACAGTCTGTACTCCGCCAATGAGTGGATAAATGAGTGGATGACTTCCAGCAACCCGGATCATGAGTGGACTTCTTACCTACCAGATTACATCGACGTTAGTCCGTTTATAGCCGGTGTGCTTACGATTGGTTTCATTTTTGGCGCATATATGGCAGAAACTTTCCGCGGGGCGATTCTTGCCGTTGACCGTGGTGAGATGGAAGCGGCAAAGGCGTATGGAATGAGCAGTGTCATGGCTTTTAGACGTATCTTGCTTCCTCAGATGATTCGCCATGCAATTCCTGGCTTTGGTAATAACTGGTTAGTACTACTCAAGACAACGGCGTTGGTGTCGATTATCGGACTAGAAGATATGGTGCGTGTGAGCTCCCTAGCCGCTGGTTCTACCAAAATGCCATTTACTTTCTACATGACGGTTGCGGTGATCTTCTTGATTTTAACCGCAGTATCAACTGGCTTGTTAAAAGTCGTTGAGCGCAAATATTCGATTCATACGAGGTAA
- a CDS encoding ABC transporter permease: MDFSLIIESLPIYFEGLWTTAWLVTLSLIIGLLIAIPVAIARNSENWLLKGPCWAFIYFFRGTPLLVQLYLIYYGMDQFFPVVGTLWENAWFCALVAFVLNTSAYTSEIIRGAINGLPKGEVEAAKAYGMSNIMTYRRIILPSALRRALPAYSNEVIFMLHGSAVAGIVTILDLTGAARLVNSRYYAPFESFLTAGLFYMSLTFIILWCFKWAEKRFLAYSRPLS; encoded by the coding sequence ATGGATTTTTCTCTTATTATCGAAAGCTTGCCAATTTATTTCGAAGGCTTATGGACTACAGCATGGCTGGTGACTTTGTCATTGATCATCGGTCTTTTGATAGCCATTCCCGTGGCTATTGCTCGCAATAGTGAAAACTGGCTGCTCAAAGGACCGTGTTGGGCATTTATCTACTTCTTCCGTGGCACGCCACTATTGGTTCAGCTGTATCTCATCTATTACGGAATGGACCAGTTCTTTCCTGTGGTTGGCACCTTGTGGGAGAACGCTTGGTTCTGTGCGTTAGTTGCCTTTGTTTTAAACACTTCTGCGTACACTTCAGAAATTATCCGTGGTGCAATTAATGGTTTGCCGAAAGGTGAGGTCGAAGCGGCCAAAGCGTATGGTATGAGCAACATTATGACCTATCGTCGTATCATATTGCCATCAGCATTGCGCCGTGCGCTGCCAGCGTATAGTAACGAAGTGATTTTCATGCTCCATGGTTCGGCGGTGGCTGGCATCGTGACCATTTTGGATCTAACGGGGGCAGCACGTTTGGTAAATTCGCGTTACTACGCACCGTTCGAGTCTTTTCTCACCGCAGGACTTTTCTATATGTCTCTAACTTTCATCATCTTATGGTGTTTTAAGTGGGCTGAGAAACGCTTCCTTGCTTATAGTAGACCCCTATCGTAG